From Solwaraspora sp. WMMD1047, the proteins below share one genomic window:
- the argS gene encoding arginine--tRNA ligase encodes MTPAKLAEVVSAAARAVFTARGLDQSVLPETVSLERPRNPEHGDYASTLALQLAKRVGVAPRELAGALAEELAAAAGVKSVDIAGPGFLNIRLDAAAAGQLARVVVEAGDSYGRSDRLAGQTINLEFVSANPTGPVHIGGVRWAAVGDALARLLRATGARVTTEYYFNDAGSQIDRFARSLLAAALGQPVPEDGYAGAYIDDIVREVLARRPDVLAQDEAAAQEIFRVEGVALMFDEIRSTLDQFGVRFDVYFNEKDLHDRGELHGALTRLREQGNVYESDGAVWLRTTDFGDDKDRVLVRSSGDWTYFAADCAYYLDKRERGFDRVVIMLGADHHGYLGRMRAMAACFGDDPDTHLEILIGQLVNLVRDGEPVRMSKRAGTVVNLEDLTEAIGVDAARYALARYSSDSPIDIDIELWTRATRDNPVYYVQYVAARTASVGRNADEVGLNRGDAEAFRPELLDHERENDLLKSLGEFPAVVATAAELREPHRVARYLEDLAGTYHRFYDSCRILPRGDEEPTDLHRARLWLNDATRTVIANGLTLLGVSAPERM; translated from the coding sequence GTGACTCCCGCCAAACTCGCCGAGGTCGTCAGCGCCGCTGCCCGGGCCGTCTTCACCGCCCGTGGGCTTGATCAATCCGTCCTGCCCGAGACGGTGAGCCTGGAGCGACCGCGCAATCCCGAGCACGGCGACTACGCCTCCACGCTGGCGTTGCAGCTGGCCAAGCGGGTCGGGGTGGCACCCCGGGAGCTGGCCGGCGCGCTCGCCGAGGAGCTGGCCGCCGCTGCCGGGGTCAAATCGGTCGACATCGCCGGGCCCGGGTTCCTCAACATCCGGCTCGACGCGGCCGCCGCCGGGCAGCTCGCCCGCGTCGTGGTCGAGGCCGGTGACTCCTACGGCCGCAGCGACCGGCTCGCCGGTCAGACCATCAACCTGGAGTTCGTCTCGGCCAACCCCACCGGTCCCGTGCACATCGGCGGGGTGCGGTGGGCGGCCGTCGGTGACGCCCTGGCCCGGCTGCTGAGGGCCACCGGCGCGCGGGTCACCACCGAGTACTACTTCAACGACGCCGGCTCCCAGATCGACCGGTTCGCCCGGTCCCTACTCGCCGCCGCCTTGGGCCAACCCGTCCCCGAGGACGGCTACGCCGGGGCGTACATCGACGACATCGTCCGGGAGGTGCTGGCCCGCCGGCCCGACGTGCTGGCGCAGGACGAGGCCGCCGCCCAGGAGATCTTCCGGGTCGAGGGCGTCGCGCTGATGTTCGACGAGATCCGCTCGACGCTCGACCAGTTCGGGGTCCGGTTCGACGTCTACTTCAACGAGAAGGACCTGCACGACCGGGGCGAGCTCCACGGGGCGCTGACCCGGCTGCGGGAGCAGGGCAACGTGTACGAGTCCGACGGCGCGGTCTGGCTGCGGACCACCGACTTCGGCGACGACAAGGACCGGGTGCTGGTCCGCTCCTCCGGCGACTGGACCTACTTCGCCGCCGACTGCGCCTACTACCTGGACAAGCGGGAGCGCGGCTTCGACCGGGTCGTGATCATGCTCGGTGCCGACCATCACGGCTATCTCGGCCGGATGCGGGCGATGGCCGCCTGCTTCGGCGACGACCCCGACACCCACCTGGAGATCCTGATCGGCCAGCTCGTCAACCTGGTCCGCGACGGGGAGCCGGTCCGGATGTCGAAGCGGGCCGGCACCGTGGTCAACCTGGAGGACCTGACCGAGGCGATCGGGGTGGACGCGGCCCGGTACGCGCTGGCCCGCTACTCCAGCGACTCGCCGATCGACATCGACATCGAGCTGTGGACCCGGGCCACCCGCGACAACCCGGTCTACTACGTGCAGTACGTCGCCGCCCGGACCGCGAGCGTCGGGCGCAACGCCGACGAGGTGGGGCTGAACCGGGGCGACGCGGAGGCGTTCCGCCCCGAGCTGCTCGACCACGAGCGGGAGAACGACCTGCTCAAGTCGCTCGGCGAGTTCCCCGCCGTGGTGGCCACCGCCGCCGAGCTGCGCGAACCGCACCGGGTGGCCCGCTACCTGGAGGACCTGGCCGGCACCTACCACCGGTTCTACGACAGCTGCCGGATCCTGCCGCGCGGCGACGAGGAGCCCACCGACCTGCACCGGGCCCGGCTCTGGCTCAACGACGCCACCCGCACCGTGATCGCCAACGGGCTCACCCTGCTCGGCGTCAGCGCACCGGAACGGATGTGA
- the lysA gene encoding diaminopimelate decarboxylase, translating into MRAHEAGALHGELGAGGPGWLRTPDDVNALVPQLWPRGVARAADGALAVGGLGVRAIAEEFGTPAYVLDEDDLRSRCREFRAAFPDEDIYYAGKAFLCRAVVKIIAEEGLHLDVCTGGELAVALSAGMPPERIGFHGNNKSMSELTRAVDARVGRIIVDSFTEIDRLTALARERGVRPRVLVRVTVGVEAHTHEFIATAHEDQKFGFSLAGGAAFQAAVKILDEDVLELRGLHSHIGSQIFDTSGFEVSARRVLALQAQLRDARGVELPELDLGGGFGIAYTTSDDPAPPHDLAKRLDKIVDGECAALKLTVPHLSIEPGRAIIGPAVFTLYQVGTVKDVDGLRSYVSVDGGMSDNIRTALYDASYSATIASRASAAGPILARVVGKHCESGDIVVKDEFLPADVQPGDLLAVPGTGAYCRSMASNYNHVPRPPVVAVRDGQARVIVRRETEDDLLALDVG; encoded by the coding sequence ATGCGGGCGCACGAGGCGGGCGCCCTGCACGGCGAGCTGGGCGCGGGCGGGCCGGGCTGGCTGCGTACCCCCGACGACGTCAACGCCCTGGTGCCGCAGCTGTGGCCGCGCGGCGTCGCGCGAGCCGCCGACGGCGCCCTCGCCGTCGGCGGCCTCGGCGTCCGCGCCATCGCCGAGGAGTTCGGTACGCCGGCGTACGTGCTCGACGAGGACGACCTGCGCTCCCGCTGCCGGGAGTTCCGGGCCGCCTTCCCCGACGAGGACATCTACTACGCCGGCAAGGCGTTCCTCTGCCGCGCGGTCGTCAAGATCATCGCGGAGGAAGGGCTGCATCTGGACGTCTGCACCGGCGGGGAGCTGGCCGTCGCGCTGTCCGCCGGGATGCCGCCGGAGCGGATCGGCTTCCACGGCAACAACAAGTCGATGAGCGAACTGACCCGGGCCGTCGACGCGCGCGTCGGACGGATCATCGTCGACTCGTTCACCGAGATCGACCGGCTCACCGCGCTGGCCCGCGAGCGCGGTGTGCGGCCCCGGGTGCTGGTCCGGGTCACCGTCGGCGTGGAGGCGCACACCCACGAGTTCATCGCCACCGCGCACGAGGACCAGAAGTTCGGCTTCTCGCTGGCCGGCGGCGCCGCCTTCCAGGCCGCCGTCAAGATCCTCGACGAGGACGTGCTGGAGCTGCGCGGCCTGCACTCGCACATCGGCTCACAGATCTTCGACACCAGCGGCTTCGAGGTCTCGGCCCGCCGGGTGCTCGCCCTGCAGGCCCAGCTCCGCGACGCCCGCGGCGTCGAGCTGCCCGAGCTGGACCTCGGCGGCGGCTTCGGCATCGCCTACACCACCAGCGACGACCCGGCGCCCCCGCACGACCTGGCCAAGCGGCTCGACAAGATCGTGGACGGGGAGTGCGCCGCGCTGAAACTGACCGTGCCGCACCTCTCCATCGAGCCCGGCCGGGCCATCATCGGCCCGGCGGTCTTCACCCTCTACCAGGTCGGCACCGTCAAGGACGTCGACGGCCTGCGCAGCTACGTCAGCGTCGACGGCGGGATGAGCGACAACATCCGCACCGCCCTCTACGACGCCTCCTACTCGGCCACCATCGCCTCCCGCGCCTCGGCCGCCGGCCCGATCCTGGCCCGGGTGGTGGGAAAGCACTGTGAGTCCGGGGACATCGTGGTGAAGGATGAATTCCTGCCCGCCGACGTGCAGCCCGGAGATCTTCTCGCGGTGCCCGGCACCGGCGCGTACTGCCGCAGCATGGCCAGCAACTACAACCACGTACCGCGGCCACCGGTGGTCGCGGTCCGCGACGGCCAGGCCCGGGTGATCGTACGCCGGGAGACCGAAGACGATCTGCTCGCATTGGATGTGGGATGA
- a CDS encoding homoserine dehydrogenase: MTTTQHRPVRLALLGCGTVGAEVVRLLHDQAADLAARVGAPLEIAGIAVRRAGRDRGGLPVDPALFTTDALGLVKRDDVDVVVEVVGGIEPARGWLVEALRAGKSVVTANKALLAEDGGTLHDAAAEGGADLFYEASVAGAIPLLRPLRESLHGDTITRVTGIVNGTTNFILSAMDATGAGFTEALDEATELGYAEADPTADVEGFDAAAKAAILASLAFHSRVTAADVHREGITEVTAADMASAQAMGCTIKLLCIASRGPDSTGADSVSVRVHPAMIPRSHPLASVGDAFNAVFVEAEAAGQLMFYGRGAGGAPTASAVLGDVVAVARNRLAGVRSASESSYAALPVRPMGEAVTRYHISLDVADRAGVLATVANVFASHGVSIATVRQASAPGGTPGGGDDAILVVVTHAAPDAALAATVEQLRTLDIVRSIASVLRVEGTG; encoded by the coding sequence ATGACGACGACACAGCATCGCCCGGTACGGCTCGCCCTGCTCGGCTGCGGCACGGTCGGCGCCGAGGTGGTCCGGCTGCTGCACGACCAGGCCGCCGACCTGGCCGCCCGGGTCGGCGCCCCGCTGGAGATCGCCGGCATCGCCGTCCGCCGGGCCGGCCGCGACCGCGGCGGGTTGCCGGTCGACCCGGCGCTGTTCACCACCGACGCGCTCGGCCTGGTCAAGCGCGACGACGTGGACGTGGTGGTCGAGGTCGTCGGCGGCATCGAACCGGCCCGGGGCTGGCTGGTCGAGGCGCTGCGGGCCGGCAAGAGCGTGGTCACCGCCAACAAGGCGCTGCTCGCCGAGGACGGCGGCACCCTGCACGACGCCGCCGCCGAGGGCGGCGCCGACCTGTTCTACGAGGCCTCCGTGGCCGGGGCGATCCCGTTGCTGCGGCCGCTGCGCGAGTCGCTGCACGGCGACACGATCACCCGGGTCACCGGCATCGTCAACGGCACCACCAACTTCATCCTCTCCGCGATGGACGCCACCGGCGCCGGCTTCACCGAGGCCCTCGACGAGGCCACCGAACTCGGCTACGCCGAGGCCGACCCGACCGCCGACGTGGAGGGCTTCGACGCCGCCGCCAAGGCCGCCATCCTCGCCTCGCTCGCCTTCCACAGCCGGGTCACCGCCGCCGACGTGCACCGCGAGGGGATCACCGAGGTCACCGCCGCCGACATGGCCAGCGCCCAGGCGATGGGCTGCACCATCAAGCTGCTCTGCATCGCCTCCCGGGGGCCGGACTCCACCGGCGCCGACTCGGTGAGCGTCCGGGTGCACCCGGCGATGATCCCGCGCAGCCACCCGCTGGCCAGCGTCGGCGACGCCTTCAACGCCGTCTTCGTGGAGGCCGAGGCCGCCGGTCAGCTGATGTTCTACGGCCGCGGGGCCGGCGGGGCGCCTACCGCCAGCGCGGTGCTCGGCGACGTGGTGGCGGTGGCCCGCAACCGGCTCGCCGGGGTCCGCTCGGCCAGCGAGTCGTCGTACGCGGCGCTGCCGGTGCGGCCGATGGGGGAGGCGGTCACCCGCTACCACATCAGCCTCGACGTCGCCGACCGCGCGGGCGTGCTCGCCACCGTCGCGAACGTCTTCGCCTCGCACGGGGTCTCCATCGCCACCGTGCGGCAGGCCAGCGCCCCGGGCGGTACCCCCGGCGGGGGCGACGACGCCATCCTGGTGGTGGTCACTCACGCCGCCCCGGACGCCGCGCTGGCCGCCACCGTCGAACAGCTGCGCACCCTGGACATCGTCCGGTCGATCGCCAGCGTGCTGCGGGTCGAGGGCACCGGCTGA
- the thrC gene encoding threonine synthase, with protein MWRGLIEAYRDRLPVTATTPVITLHEGDTPLLPAPVLSARTGCDVYLKIEGANPTGSFKDRGMTLAVSKAVEAGNKAIICASTGNTSASAAAYAARAGLTCAVLVPQGKIALGKLAQALVHGARLLQVTGNFDDCLALASKLSQDFPVALVNSVNIDRLHGQKTAAFEIVGALGDAPDIHCLPVGNAGNISAYWMGYQEETQAGNATRKPRMYGFQASGAAPIVTGEVVREPSTIATAIRIGNPASWTKALDARDASGGLIAAVTDREILTAYRLLAREVGVFVELASAASVAGLLQQAEAGRVPGGSTIVCTVTGNGLKDPEWAISTAPSPTTIPNDVLAAARSLDLA; from the coding sequence ATGTGGCGTGGACTGATCGAGGCGTACCGGGACCGGCTGCCGGTCACCGCGACGACGCCCGTGATCACGTTGCACGAGGGTGACACCCCGCTGCTGCCGGCGCCGGTGCTCTCCGCCCGGACCGGCTGCGACGTGTACCTCAAGATCGAAGGGGCCAACCCGACCGGGTCGTTCAAGGACCGGGGGATGACCCTGGCCGTGTCGAAGGCGGTCGAGGCCGGCAACAAGGCGATCATCTGCGCCTCCACCGGCAACACCAGCGCGTCGGCCGCCGCGTACGCCGCCCGGGCCGGGCTGACCTGCGCGGTGCTCGTCCCGCAGGGCAAGATCGCGCTCGGCAAGCTGGCCCAGGCGCTCGTGCACGGCGCCCGGCTGCTGCAGGTCACCGGCAACTTCGACGACTGCCTCGCGCTCGCCTCCAAGCTCTCCCAGGACTTCCCGGTGGCGCTCGTCAACTCGGTGAACATCGACCGGCTGCACGGCCAGAAGACCGCCGCCTTCGAGATCGTCGGCGCGCTCGGCGACGCCCCCGACATCCACTGCCTGCCGGTCGGCAACGCCGGCAACATCAGCGCCTACTGGATGGGCTACCAGGAGGAGACGCAGGCCGGCAACGCCACCCGCAAACCCCGGATGTACGGCTTCCAGGCGTCCGGCGCCGCGCCGATCGTCACCGGCGAGGTGGTCCGCGAGCCGTCCACCATCGCCACCGCGATCCGGATCGGCAACCCGGCCAGCTGGACCAAGGCGCTGGACGCCCGGGACGCCTCCGGCGGGCTGATCGCCGCCGTCACCGACCGGGAGATCCTCACCGCGTACCGGCTGCTCGCCCGCGAGGTGGGCGTCTTCGTGGAGCTGGCGAGCGCGGCCAGCGTGGCCGGACTGTTGCAGCAGGCCGAGGCGGGGCGGGTGCCGGGCGGGTCGACGATCGTCTGCACGGTCACCGGCAACGGCCTGAAGGACCCGGAGTGGGCGATCTCCACCGCCCCGTCACCGACCACCATCCCGAACGACGTGCTCGCCGCCGCCCGGTCGCTGGATCTGGCCTGA
- a CDS encoding MFS transporter: MASPLSVLTRNRDFRHLFGAELVVFGADWFVMVPLLVLLPQLTGSGVWGALVLAADTGIIALLLPYAGTIADRLDRRRILITSNVVALAAVLLLLGVRSAATAWLALVAVGVVAASKAFYSPAAQAALPNVVEPADLAAGNAIAGSAWGTMTVVGASLGGVLSALAGPYACFWVAAGGLAVAAGLTALIRRPMQAERDLAAPVQRPWAAIREALAYIIARPRVLALVTVKSAVGLGNGVLTVFPLLAGVYGVGAVGAGLLFAVRGAGALVGPLLMRRVLGRRSWLLPGLAISMTGYGLAYLGVSVTGWFPLVLVLVFVAHFAGGSNWVMSNFALQGEVPDRLRGRVFATDMMLATLAISVSQLAVAAVVDRVDERIVLAGCGLVTVVYAVGWRIATRRLTLADPDAVGTRH, translated from the coding sequence GTGGCGTCTCCGCTCTCGGTCCTTACCAGAAACCGTGACTTCCGGCACCTGTTCGGGGCCGAGCTGGTGGTCTTCGGGGCCGACTGGTTCGTCATGGTGCCGCTGCTGGTGCTGCTGCCCCAACTGACCGGCAGCGGCGTCTGGGGCGCGCTGGTGCTGGCCGCCGACACCGGCATCATCGCCCTGCTGCTGCCGTACGCGGGGACCATCGCCGACCGGCTGGACCGCCGCCGCATCCTGATCACCTCGAACGTGGTCGCGCTGGCGGCGGTGCTGCTGCTGCTCGGGGTGCGCAGCGCGGCGACGGCCTGGCTGGCGCTGGTCGCGGTCGGCGTGGTCGCCGCGTCGAAGGCGTTCTACTCGCCCGCCGCCCAGGCCGCGCTGCCGAACGTGGTCGAGCCGGCCGACCTGGCCGCCGGCAACGCCATCGCCGGCTCGGCCTGGGGCACCATGACGGTGGTCGGTGCCTCGCTCGGCGGCGTACTCAGCGCGCTGGCCGGGCCGTACGCCTGCTTCTGGGTCGCGGCCGGTGGCCTGGCGGTGGCCGCGGGCCTGACCGCGCTGATCCGCCGCCCGATGCAGGCGGAGCGGGACCTGGCGGCGCCGGTGCAGCGGCCGTGGGCGGCGATCCGGGAGGCGCTCGCCTACATCATTGCCCGGCCGCGGGTGCTCGCCCTGGTCACCGTCAAGTCGGCGGTCGGCCTCGGCAACGGGGTGCTCACCGTGTTTCCGCTGCTGGCCGGCGTGTACGGCGTCGGCGCGGTGGGTGCCGGCCTGCTGTTCGCGGTCCGCGGCGCCGGTGCCCTGGTGGGGCCGCTGCTGATGCGTCGGGTGCTCGGCCGGCGCTCCTGGCTGCTGCCCGGCCTGGCGATCTCGATGACCGGGTACGGGCTGGCCTACCTCGGCGTCTCGGTGACCGGCTGGTTCCCGCTGGTGCTGGTGCTGGTCTTCGTGGCCCACTTCGCCGGCGGCAGCAACTGGGTGATGTCGAACTTCGCGCTGCAGGGCGAGGTGCCCGACCGACTGCGCGGGCGGGTCTTCGCCACCGACATGATGCTGGCGACCCTGGCCATCTCGGTGAGCCAACTCGCCGTCGCGGCGGTGGTGGACCGGGTCGACGAGCGGATCGTGCTGGCCGGCTGCGGGCTGGTGACCGTCGTGTACGCGGTCGGCTGGCGGATCGCCACCCGCCGGCTCACCCTCGCCGACCCCGACGCTGTCGGTACCCGGCACTAG
- the thrB gene encoding homoserine kinase encodes MPLTFGSEPVRVRVPATSANLGPGFDAFGLALTLHDEVEARVTGADGTRVAVSGEGAGELPTGEDHLVVRAMRATFDALGGQPGGLDVRCDNRIPQARGMGSSSAAIVAGVLLARALVDDGDRLLDVAAVLRLAAELEGHPDNVAPCLLGGFTIAWMGAGGTADDSGAEGAPGADSRVSDGAEPAHAVRLAVAPHLRPTVYVPAVQGLTSAARAALPATVPHADAARNAGRAALLVHALTTDPGLLLTATEDRLHQGYRAAGMPESAALLTSLRTAGVAAVISGAGPSVLALTEPPADFGPGMGWTVKSLSIDGTGAQVVGGKLGHAERDPVAAGRKS; translated from the coding sequence ATGCCCCTGACCTTCGGTTCCGAGCCGGTCCGCGTGCGGGTGCCCGCCACCAGCGCCAACCTGGGCCCCGGGTTCGACGCGTTCGGCCTGGCGTTGACGCTGCACGACGAGGTCGAGGCCCGGGTGACGGGCGCCGACGGCACCCGGGTGGCGGTCAGCGGAGAAGGCGCCGGTGAGCTGCCGACCGGCGAGGACCACCTGGTGGTCCGTGCGATGCGGGCCACCTTCGACGCGCTCGGCGGGCAACCCGGCGGGCTCGACGTGCGCTGCGACAACCGGATTCCCCAGGCCCGGGGGATGGGCTCCTCCTCGGCCGCGATCGTCGCGGGCGTGCTGCTGGCCCGGGCGCTCGTCGACGACGGCGACCGGCTGCTGGACGTGGCCGCCGTGCTCCGGCTGGCGGCCGAGCTGGAGGGGCATCCGGACAATGTCGCCCCCTGCCTGCTCGGCGGCTTCACGATCGCCTGGATGGGCGCCGGTGGGACGGCTGATGACAGTGGTGCCGAAGGGGCGCCAGGGGCGGATTCCCGAGTTTCGGATGGTGCGGAGCCGGCCCACGCGGTCCGGCTGGCGGTCGCCCCGCACCTCCGGCCCACCGTCTACGTGCCGGCGGTCCAGGGCCTGACCTCGGCCGCCCGGGCCGCGCTGCCGGCCACCGTTCCGCATGCCGACGCGGCCCGCAACGCCGGCCGCGCCGCGCTGCTGGTGCACGCCCTGACCACCGACCCCGGCCTGCTGTTGACCGCCACCGAGGACCGCCTCCACCAGGGCTATCGGGCGGCGGGAATGCCGGAGAGCGCGGCGTTGCTGACCAGTCTGCGGACCGCCGGGGTCGCCGCGGTGATCAGCGGGGCCGGTCCGAGCGTGCTGGCGTTGACCGAGCCGCCGGCCGATTTCGGCCCGGGAATGGGCTGGACGGTCAAATCGTTGTCAATAGACGGCACCGGTGCCCAGGTAGTTGGGGGTAAACTGGGACACGCCGAGCGGGACCCTGTTGCCGCAGGTCGGAAGAGTTGA
- the rho gene encoding transcription termination factor Rho yields MSDTTDVTSDVSNVAGDATAGPARRRRSGTGLAAMLLPELQSLAASLGISGTARMRKGELINAISERQGGAAAAGAPRPRAEVAAAAAPARDEVRLEVREAGERPDAERRSEAPDNQAPAAEPEVRERAPRRSRSGAGTAGTEAGQEQPAADTDRDRGDRSDRGDRSDRGDRSDRGDRSDRGDRSDRGDRSDRGDRSDRGDRSDRGDRGTDRGERAAERADRGDRDRGERNERGDRDRGERNERGDRDRGDRNERGEARNGRDRNGDRDRNDRGDRGQRGGNDRDNDSDDDSGEGGRRGRRSRFRDRRRGRGDRPDGGGDSGGREPQVSEDDVLVPVAGIIDVLDNYAFVRTTGYLSGPNDVYVSMSQVKKYGLRRGDAVTGAVRSARDGEQRRDKYNPMVRLDTINGMDPEEAKRRPEFYKLTPLYPQERLRLETEPHILTTRVIDLVTPIGKGQRALIMSPPKAGKTMVLQAIANAITHNNPECHLMVVLVDERPEEVTDMQRSVKGEVVAATFDRPPQDHTTVAELAIERAKRLVELGHDVVVLLDSVTRLGRSYNLAAPASGRIMSGGIDSTALYPPKRFLGAARNIENGGSLTILATALVETGSVMDTVIFEEFKGTGNAELKLDRKIADKRVFPAIDIHTSGTRKEEILLAPEELAIIHKLRKVLHSLDSQAALDLLLDRLKQSRTNIEFLMQIAKSTPGE; encoded by the coding sequence TTGAGCGACACCACCGACGTGACGTCGGACGTTTCCAACGTCGCTGGCGACGCCACCGCAGGCCCCGCCCGCCGTCGGCGGTCCGGCACCGGGCTGGCGGCCATGCTGCTGCCCGAGTTGCAGAGCCTGGCCGCGTCGCTCGGCATCTCCGGTACGGCCCGGATGCGCAAGGGCGAACTGATCAACGCGATCTCCGAGCGGCAGGGCGGCGCGGCCGCCGCGGGTGCTCCGCGCCCGCGGGCCGAGGTGGCCGCCGCGGCGGCCCCGGCCCGGGACGAGGTACGCCTGGAGGTGCGGGAGGCCGGCGAGCGGCCGGACGCCGAGCGGCGCAGCGAGGCGCCGGACAACCAGGCGCCGGCCGCCGAGCCCGAGGTACGCGAACGGGCCCCCCGCCGCAGCCGCTCCGGCGCCGGCACCGCCGGCACCGAAGCCGGCCAGGAGCAGCCGGCCGCCGACACCGACCGCGACCGCGGTGACCGGTCCGACCGGGGTGACCGGTCCGACCGGGGTGACCGGTCCGACCGGGGTGACCGGTCCGATCGGGGTGACCGGTCCGATCGGGGTGACCGGTCCGATCGGGGTGACCGGTCCGATCGGGGTGACCGGTCCGATCGGGGTGACCGAGGTACCGACCGGGGTGAGCGGGCCGCGGAGCGGGCTGACCGTGGCGACCGGGACCGCGGCGAGCGCAACGAGCGCGGCGACCGGGATCGCGGCGAGCGCAACGAGCGCGGCGACCGGGACCGTGGCGACCGCAACGAGCGCGGCGAGGCCCGCAACGGGCGGGACCGCAACGGCGACCGGGACCGCAACGACCGGGGTGACCGGGGACAGCGCGGCGGCAACGACCGGGACAACGACTCCGACGACGACTCCGGTGAGGGCGGCCGGCGCGGCCGGCGCAGCCGGTTCCGGGACCGGCGGCGCGGCCGGGGCGACCGCCCCGACGGCGGCGGCGACTCCGGCGGCCGGGAGCCGCAGGTGAGCGAGGACGACGTCCTCGTGCCGGTGGCCGGGATCATCGACGTGCTGGACAACTACGCGTTCGTCCGCACCACCGGCTACCTCTCCGGCCCCAACGATGTCTACGTGTCGATGTCACAGGTCAAGAAGTACGGCCTGCGCCGCGGTGACGCGGTCACCGGCGCGGTGCGGTCGGCCCGGGACGGCGAGCAGCGTCGGGACAAGTACAACCCCATGGTCCGGCTGGACACCATCAACGGGATGGACCCGGAGGAGGCCAAGCGGCGGCCGGAGTTCTACAAGCTGACCCCGCTCTACCCGCAGGAGAGGTTGCGGCTGGAGACCGAGCCGCACATCCTCACCACCCGGGTCATCGACCTGGTCACGCCGATCGGCAAGGGCCAGCGGGCGCTCATCATGTCGCCGCCGAAGGCCGGTAAGACGATGGTGCTGCAGGCGATCGCCAATGCGATCACCCACAACAACCCGGAGTGTCACCTGATGGTGGTGCTCGTCGACGAGCGGCCCGAAGAGGTCACCGACATGCAGCGCTCGGTCAAGGGCGAGGTGGTCGCGGCCACCTTCGACCGGCCGCCGCAGGACCACACCACCGTCGCCGAGCTGGCGATCGAGCGGGCCAAGCGCCTGGTCGAGCTGGGGCACGACGTGGTCGTGCTGCTCGACTCGGTGACCCGGCTCGGCCGGTCGTACAACCTGGCGGCGCCGGCCAGCGGCCGGATCATGTCGGGTGGTATCGACTCCACCGCGCTCTACCCGCCGAAGCGGTTCCTCGGCGCGGCCCGCAACATCGAGAACGGCGGCTCGCTGACCATCCTCGCCACCGCCCTGGTGGAGACCGGTTCGGTGATGGACACGGTCATCTTCGAGGAGTTCAAGGGCACCGGCAACGCCGAGCTCAAGCTGGACCGCAAGATCGCCGACAAGCGGGTCTTCCCGGCCATCGACATCCACACCTCCGGCACCCGCAAGGAGGAGATCCTGCTCGCGCCGGAGGAGCTCGCGATCATCCACAAGCTCCGCAAGGTGCTGCACTCGCTGGACTCGCAGGCCGCCCTGGACCTGCTGCTGGACCGGCTCAAGCAGAGCCGGACCAACATCGAGTTCCTGATGCAGATCGCCAAGTCGACGCCGGGCGAGTAA
- the rpmE gene encoding 50S ribosomal protein L31 has product MKPKIHPEYVTTEVTCSCGNSFTTRSTAKGGSIHVETCSACHPFYTGKQRVLDTAGRVAKFQQKYAKVQAKKAK; this is encoded by the coding sequence ATGAAGCCCAAGATCCACCCAGAGTACGTGACCACCGAGGTGACGTGCTCCTGCGGTAACTCGTTCACCACCCGCAGCACCGCCAAGGGCGGCTCGATCCACGTCGAGACCTGCAGCGCCTGCCACCCGTTCTACACCGGCAAGCAGCGCGTCCTCGACACCGCCGGTCGGGTCGCGAAGTTCCAGCAGAAGTACGCCAAGGTTCAGGCCAAGAAGGCCAAGTAG